A genomic region of Colletotrichum destructivum chromosome 1, complete sequence contains the following coding sequences:
- a CDS encoding Putative cation/H+ exchanger, sodium/solute symporter superfamily gives MSTTASTVATPIPTGSRAPSQGGIFEGLNPSVFNPADPIVMFIIQAVIVISLSRLLYWPLSLIRQPRVIAEVVTGILLGPSVFSRIPAFTAAIFPKESMAPFRLVAQIGLVLFLFLVGLEIDLSYLLRNWRTAICIATLDMAIPFGIGVALAYGLYNEFRDDPGLTPISFGLFALFIGIAFAITAFSVLCRILTSLKLLNTAVGVIVLTSGVTNDVVGWILLALCVTLVNSGAGVTALWILLVSFGYCLLVAYVVRPAFMWVLRRTKSLEHGPSQGIVCLTLIMVLASASFTKIIGVHAIFGAFMIGLICPHDGGFAIKLTEKIEDLVSTLFVPLFFAWSGINTNLGLLDTEKTWVYVVAVIFLAFFSKLLGGSVGARMNGMVWRESLTIGTLMSCKGHVELIVLNIGLQAKIISTRMFTIFVVMALVTTFTATPLVMWLYPPSYQQKLELWRRGQINWDGTPTQKDDVDSKEDDDQREPASKLLVYLRTDGLSSLLSTISLFTSGQDTASPQSLSPEKSYHGGEKGLVEHAVQIPEEESPPQELLRIHGLRLVGLSERNSSAMKVSEIEGYAGQDPIIKAFGTSAINTTRDVVISGQITVVPEDSFADTLATQATKLNSDLIVVPWSETGTISEIPSFYSATTKGVDPIGTGDFSNLMASVFDKARLISAVATFIDSTLLGKADSSGTGAKKPRHLTRQVSGINVSDTQGISTVRFFSAERRGKKLVRVLYTGAADDIYAVKLGIQLAQNENLEVNIVDAADADDETNMQFLRITSNIHSSVAGRITFNKVTCTVTKDITSSAIVAEYLALQAGEKRDTTFILGRSDVSRKADHRTAGEMFIADPRKTLGSIALGVLMEVKRIGVANVSFLVVQAKHTAMDGQALQR, from the exons ATGTCGACTACAGCGTCCACAGTGGCGACGCCCATTCCGACGGGCAGCAGAGCCCCTTCGCAAGGTGGCATTTTCGAGGGCCTGAACCCGTCCGTCTTCAACCCCGCGGACCCAATCGTCATGTTCATCATTCAGGCCGTCATCGTGATCTCCCTGAGCAGACTACTGTACTGGCCTCTGAGCCTGATTCGACAGCCGAGAGTTATAGCGGAAGTTGTCACC GGAATTCTTCTCGGACCTTCTGTCTTCAGCCGCATCCCCGCATTTACTGCAGCCATCTTCCCCAAAGAGTCCATGGCACCTTTCCGACTCGTAGCCCAAATCGGTCTtgttctcttcctctttctcgtTGGCCTCGAAATCGACCTATCATACCTCCTGCGAAACTGGAGAACCGCAATTTGCATCGCAACCTTGGACATGGCCATACCCTTCGGCATTGGTGTTGCCTTGGCCTATGGGTTGTACAATGAGTTCCGCGATGACCCAGGTCTCACACCCATATCCTTTGGATTATTTGCACTCTTCATCGGCATAGCATTCGCAATCACAGCTTTCTCTGTGCTTTGCCGAATATTGACTTCCCTGAAGCTACTCAACACCGCCGTCGGAGTCATCGTGCTGACTTCCGGAGTCAccaacgacgtcgtcggctggATCTTGCTTGCGCTGTGTGTCACTCTCGTCAATTCTGGCGCTGGAGTGACAGCCTTATGGATATTACTGGTCTCTTTTGGATACTGTCTGTTGGTTGCCTACGTTGTGAGGCCTGCCTTCATGTGGGTGCTTCGTCGGACAAAGAGCTTGGAGCATGGTCCCTCGCAAGGGATAGTCTGCTTGACTCTAATCATGGTCCTGGCGTCCGCATCTTTCACAAAGATTATTGGTGTCCATGCCATCTTTGGAGCCTTCATGATCGGCCTTATTTGCCCCCACGATGGCGGTTTCGCCATCAAGCTGACGGAGAAGATTGAAGACCTAGTTTCGACCCTCTTCGTGCCTCTGTTCTTTGCCTGGTCcggcatcaacaccaactTGGGCTTGCTTGATACTGAAAAAACCTGGGTATACGTTGTCGCCGTCATTTTCTTGGCGTTCTTTTCCAAGTTACTCGGAGGTAGTGTGGGTGCGCGAATGAACGGCATGGTCTGGCGTGAATCCCTCACCATCGGCACTCTCATGTCCTGCAAGGGTCATGTTGAGCTGATCGTTTTGAACATCGGTCTGCAAGCCAAGATTATCAGCACAAGGATGTTCACCATTTTTGTGGTTATGGCGCTTGTTACCACTTTTACCGCCACCCCTCTTGTCATGTGGCTTTACCCTCCGTCTTATCAACAGAAACTGGAGttgtggaggaggggccAGATCAATTGGGACGGCACCCCAACTCAGAAGGACGACGTCGATAGcaaagaagatgacgatCAGAGAGAGCCTGCTAGCAAACTGCTAGTGTATCTTCGCACGGATGGTCTTTCTAGTCTTTTGTCAACCATATCTCTTTTCACCAGCGGCCAGGACACTGCATCACCCCAAAGCTTGTCTCCCGAAAAGAGTTATCACGGTGGAGAAAAAGGTCTCGTCGAGCATGCTGTGCAAATCCCGGAAGAGGAATCACCTCCGCAGGAACTCCTTCGAATCCACGGCCTACGTCTGGTCGGGCTTAGCGAGCGCAACTCTTCAGCCATGAAGGTCTCGGAAATCGAAGGATACGCTGGCCAGGATCCAATCATCAAGGCTTTTGGTACATCCGCCATCAACACAACAAGAGATGTTGTCATCTCTGGTCAAATTACCGTTGTACCCGAAGACTCCTTCGCCGATACATTAGCCACACAGGCTACCAAGCTGAACAgcgacctcatcgtcgtTCCATGGAGCGAGACTGGCACCATCTCCGAGATCCCTTCTTTCTACAGTGCAACCACGAAGGGAGTAGATCCTATCGGCACCGGCGACTTCTCCAACCTCATGGCCAGCGTCTTTGACAAGGCAAGGCTTATCTCGGCAGTGGCTACATTTATCGACTCCACACTCCTCGGAAAAGCCGACAGCTCAGGCACAGGAGCCAAGAAGCCAAGGCACCTCACCAGGCAGGTATCTGGCATCAACGTTTCTGACACCCAGGGTATTTCAACCGTCAGGTTCTTCTCGGCAGAAAGGCGAGGCAAGAAGCTGGTTCGCGTCCTCTACACGGGCGCTGCCGACGACATCTACGCCGTGAAACTCGGAATCCAGCTCGCACAGAacgagaacctcgaggtcaacatcgtcgacgccgccgacgccgatgacgagaccAACATGCAGTTCCTACGGATCACGTCCAACATCCATAGTTCCGTCGCCGGACGCATCACCTTTAACAAGGTTACATGTACTGTCACGAAGGATATCACTTCCTCAGCCATCGTTGCCGAGTATTTGGCTCTTCAAGCTGGAGAGAAGCGGGATACCACATTTATCCTCGGCCGTTCCGACGTATCTCGGAAAGCTGACCACAGGACTGCAGGAGAGATGTTTATTGCCGATCCGCGGAAGACGCTTGGGTCTATCGCTCTTGGTGTCTTGATGGAAGTAAAGAGAATTGGAGTTGCCAACGTGAGCTTCTTGGTCGTGCAGGCAAAGCATACCGCCATGGATGGGCAGGCGTTGCAACGCTAA